A stretch of the Aegilops tauschii subsp. strangulata cultivar AL8/78 chromosome 4, Aet v6.0, whole genome shotgun sequence genome encodes the following:
- the LOC109777424 gene encoding uncharacterized protein, whose product MRARPVHPVARLAALDRAPRVLTAGTHGLAHAYSHRAHAPAGSRGDSPSWLPSGAPPLLLPPLRPASLPLAPPPPPHQCLPLLLPRLRLASSFRPSIWRRPNPNALPRPWVVHRLHRRQEGAAAAVAQPDEQELPGEQPFLVLEEVSALLLLKVKAVWVGSSSASASPACHSSPLMELTFAGADKFGCPCAFGGGLGSKGHWTVWEEWDAVRACTMQKRRLGVEPLMQKIHSGILQVDAGILPPSGTSARDTVWS is encoded by the exons ATGCGCGCGCGCCCCGTGCACCCTGTTGCGCGCCTAGCAGCACTCGACCGCGCCCCGCGCGTGCTCACCGCTGGTACTCACGGCCTCGCCCACGCCTACAGCCACCGTGCTCATGCCCC GGCCGGCTCCCGTGGAGACAGCCCTAGCTGGCTCCCCTCCGGCGCGCCTCCTCTCCTCCTTCCACCCCTCCGGCCGGCTTCTCTCCCGCtcgcgccgcctcctcctccccaccagtgcctccctctcctccttccccgcCTTCGCCTGGCCTCCTCCTTCCGCCCCTCGATATGGCGCCGCCCAAACCCTAACGCCCTGCCCCGGCCCTGGGTCGtgcaccgcctccaccgccggcAGGAGGGGGCCGCGGCTGCCGTCGCGCAGCCCGACGAGCAGGAGCTCCCCGGCGAGCAGCCGTTCCTCGTACTAGAAGAAG TGTCGGCGCTGCTCCTCCTCAAGGTCAA GGCAGTCTGGGTAGGCTCCTCGTCGGCGTCGGCTTCCCCTGCCTGCCACTCCTCTCCTCTGATGGAGTTGACCTTTGCTGGAGCGGACAAGTTTGGATGCCCGTGCGCCTTTGGCGGTGGGCtag GAAGCAAGGGCCATTGGACTGTATGGGAAGAATGGGATGCTGtcagagcatgtacaatg CAGAAGCGTCGTTTGGGGGTCGAGCCACTAATGCAGAAGATTCATAGCGGGATTCTCCAGGTGGACGCTGGTATCCTCCCGCCGTCCGGCACCAG CGCTAGAGATACTGTATGGAGCTGA